Proteins encoded in a region of the Planococcus shixiaomingii genome:
- a CDS encoding PaaI family thioesterase, with the protein MSHLERLKKIMTGEVPGAPVAQVLGFEVVEAEEGRVVIELEASERLHNPMGTLHGGILGDIADAAMGLSFVSTLAEDELFTTVELKLNFLKPVFKSKLRAEGKIIKKGGTIGLLECHIYDEKGSLVAHSTSTCMVLKGNSNHKRERKE; encoded by the coding sequence ATGAGTCACTTGGAAAGATTAAAGAAAATAATGACGGGTGAAGTGCCCGGCGCCCCGGTTGCGCAAGTTCTTGGCTTTGAAGTCGTGGAGGCAGAAGAAGGCAGGGTGGTCATCGAACTAGAAGCTTCTGAAAGATTACATAATCCGATGGGCACGCTGCATGGCGGGATCTTGGGTGATATAGCGGATGCTGCGATGGGGTTATCTTTCGTCAGTACGCTCGCTGAGGACGAACTGTTTACGACAGTGGAACTTAAACTGAATTTCCTTAAACCGGTTTTCAAATCGAAACTTCGGGCTGAAGGGAAAATAATCAAAAAGGGTGGCACAATCGGATTGCTGGAATGCCACATCTACGATGAAAAAGGGAGCCTGGTTGCCCATTCAACGAGTACCTGTATGGTTTTGAAAGGGAACTCCAATCATAAAAGAGAAAGAAAAGAGTGA